A single Anaeromyxobacter diazotrophicus DNA region contains:
- a CDS encoding APC family permease, translating to MDPHGKGSPPLATPPPAPRVSRLRRVLLGAPRNVQDPNVYHSISLVAFLAWVGLGADGLSSSAYGPDEAFRALGEHHELAVALALATALTVIVISVAYSQIIKRFPFGGGGYVVASRLLGARWGVVSGSALLVDYILTISVSIASGADQVFSVLPPGWAQSKLLVEAVVIGLLVLLNLRGVKESVTVLTPIFLVFLLTHIFLIVGGVAGHAVELPRVTAEVHQGFSSGLATLGLAGMFGIFVRAYSMGAGTYTGIEAVSNGLQIMREPKVETARRTMVYMSVSLALTAGGILLLYMLFHVVPEGDKTMNALLLERFAGGFRPGGLPVGTGYVWVTLGAEAALLFVAAQAGFIDGPRVMANMAHDSWLPHRFGQLSDRLTMQDGVLLMGGASIATLLYTHGNITALVTMYSINVFVTFSLSQIAMLRYWLERRREGGFKRGAVVHGAALLLCLAILAGTVYEKFGQGGWITLAVTGVVIALCFTIRRHYRRVQDNLKRLDEIMNALPAHPVGEHRKLDPKLPTAVLLVGAYSGLGIHQLLTIQRLFPSHYKNFVFLSVGVIDSATMKGVEEVEAIRAQTEQSLRRYVDLARRLGLAADYRMAIGTEAVAEAERLCLEVGREFSRAIFFAGKLVFEQERWYQRLLHNETAYQLQRRLQFAGLNAMVLPVRVMEPARAA from the coding sequence TTGGATCCCCACGGCAAGGGCAGCCCTCCGCTCGCGACGCCCCCTCCCGCGCCGCGCGTGTCGCGCCTGCGGCGGGTGCTGCTCGGCGCGCCCCGCAACGTCCAGGATCCGAACGTCTACCACTCCATCTCGCTGGTGGCGTTCCTGGCCTGGGTCGGCCTCGGGGCCGACGGGCTCTCCTCCTCCGCCTACGGTCCCGACGAGGCGTTCCGGGCGCTGGGCGAGCACCACGAGCTGGCGGTGGCGCTGGCGCTCGCGACCGCGCTCACCGTCATCGTCATCTCGGTCGCGTACTCGCAGATCATCAAGCGCTTCCCCTTCGGCGGCGGCGGCTACGTGGTGGCGAGCCGGCTGCTGGGGGCGCGCTGGGGCGTGGTCTCCGGCTCGGCCCTGCTGGTCGACTACATCCTCACCATCTCGGTGTCGATCGCGAGCGGCGCCGACCAGGTCTTCTCGGTCCTGCCCCCCGGCTGGGCGCAGTCCAAGCTCCTCGTCGAGGCGGTGGTCATCGGCCTCCTGGTGCTGCTCAACCTGCGGGGCGTGAAGGAGTCGGTGACCGTCCTCACGCCCATCTTCCTCGTGTTCCTGCTCACCCACATCTTCCTCATCGTGGGGGGCGTGGCCGGGCACGCGGTGGAGCTGCCGCGCGTGACGGCCGAGGTGCACCAGGGGTTCTCGAGCGGCCTCGCCACCCTCGGGCTGGCCGGGATGTTCGGCATCTTCGTCCGCGCCTACTCGATGGGCGCCGGCACGTACACCGGCATCGAGGCGGTCTCGAACGGGCTCCAGATCATGCGCGAGCCGAAGGTGGAGACCGCCCGGCGGACGATGGTCTACATGTCCGTCTCGCTGGCGCTGACCGCCGGCGGGATCCTCCTGCTCTACATGCTGTTCCACGTGGTGCCGGAGGGCGACAAGACGATGAACGCCCTGCTGCTGGAGAGGTTCGCCGGCGGCTTCCGGCCGGGCGGGCTCCCCGTCGGCACCGGGTACGTGTGGGTCACGCTGGGCGCGGAGGCCGCGCTGCTGTTCGTGGCGGCGCAGGCCGGCTTCATCGACGGGCCGCGCGTCATGGCGAACATGGCGCACGACTCCTGGCTGCCGCACCGCTTCGGCCAGCTCTCCGACCGCCTCACCATGCAGGACGGCGTGCTGCTCATGGGCGGCGCCTCCATCGCCACGCTCCTCTACACGCACGGCAACATCACCGCGCTCGTGACGATGTACTCCATCAACGTCTTCGTCACCTTCTCGCTCTCGCAGATCGCGATGCTGCGCTACTGGCTGGAGCGCCGCCGCGAGGGCGGGTTCAAGCGGGGCGCGGTCGTCCACGGGGCGGCCCTCCTGCTCTGCCTCGCCATCCTCGCCGGCACCGTCTACGAGAAGTTCGGCCAGGGCGGCTGGATCACGCTGGCGGTGACCGGCGTCGTGATCGCGCTCTGCTTCACGATCCGCCGCCACTACCGGCGCGTGCAGGACAACCTGAAGCGGCTCGACGAGATCATGAACGCCCTGCCTGCCCACCCGGTCGGCGAGCACCGGAAGCTCGACCCCAAGCTCCCCACCGCCGTGCTGCTCGTGGGCGCCTACTCCGGGCTCGGCATCCACCAGCTCCTCACCATCCAGCGGCTCTTCCCCTCCCACTACAAGAACTTCGTGTTCCTGTCGGTGGGCGTCATCGACTCCGCCACCATGAAGGGCGTGGAGGAGGTGGAGGCCATCCGCGCCCAGACCGAGCAGAGCCTGCGGCGCTACGTCGACCTGGCGCGGCGGCTCGGGCTCGCCGCGGACTACCGGATGGCGATCGGCACCGAGGCGGTGGCCGAGGCCGAGCGCCTCTGCCTCGAGGTCGGGCGGGAGTTCTCGCGCGCCATCTTCTTCGCCGGGAAGCTCGTCTTCGAGCAGGAGCGCTGGTACCAGCGGCTCCTCCACAACGAGACCGCCTACCAGCTCCAGCGGCGCCTCCAGTTCGCCGGGCTGAACGCCATGGTGCTCCCGGTGCGGGTGATGGAGCCGGCGCGCGCGGCGTGA